A portion of the Malania oleifera isolate guangnan ecotype guangnan chromosome 3, ASM2987363v1, whole genome shotgun sequence genome contains these proteins:
- the LOC131151126 gene encoding glutaredoxin-C6-like: MQGLRGYRPLTGGGGVRLELTPTTSSPLAIDVTESVEMRIQRLISENPVIIFSRSACCMCHVMKRLLSSLGVHPTVIELEEEEIAALSSLDNPDSSDSSSSSSATPSSADPALFLGGTRVGGLESLVALHLSSHLVPKLVEIGAIQL, from the coding sequence ATGCAAGGACTACGGGGATACCGGCCGCTGACGGGCGGCGGGGGCGTGAGGCTGGAGCTGACGCCGACAACCAGCTCTCCTCTGGCGATCGACGTGACGGAGTCGGTGGAGATGAGGATCCAGCGGCTGATATCGGAGAACCCGGTGATCATCTTTAGCCGCTCCGCCTGCTGCATGTGCCACGTCATGAAGCGCCTCCTCTCCTCCCTCGGCGTCCACCCCACCGTCATCGAATTGGAGGAGGAGGAGATCGCCGCCCTCTCCTCCCTCGATAACCCCGACTCATCTGACTCCTCCTCCTCATCCTCCGCCACCCCCTCCTCAGCCGATCCCGCTCTCTTCCTCGGCGGCACCCGCGTCGGCGGCCTCGAGAGCCTCGTGGCCCTCCACCTCAGCAGCCACCTCGTCCCCAAGCTCGTCGAAATTGGCGCCATCCAATTGTAG